A segment of the Crassostrea angulata isolate pt1a10 chromosome 10, ASM2561291v2, whole genome shotgun sequence genome:
cttacttttcaacattagtgtacaatatatagaataaggaaaatgaaaaatgtcataaaatcattaaatcttgtctgatcttaaaaaaaattgcaggtgcacatcttcagatggtgttcaacatatgtacaaattttcaaactgttccatgcagtaataaaaaattctataggggggacaaagttgcgtctacagacagacggacagacggacagacagacagacggacagacggacagggtgaaaccaatatacccccctaaacttcgtttgcgggggtataattaaatACAACGTATTTCTTtcgtaatttgaatttttcaaactttgaaatgaaaaattgtcTTTTGAAACTATCCCCAATTAAGCGGTCGGCGTTTCCTTCGTTCGAAGAGAAGTATCTTTTGATTGGTCCGCTTTTTTACGGCCAACATTGCTTTTCATCCAAAAATAACTGTGTCACAATGATTTCAAATGTATTtacaaatcattaaatttcaattatcaGCAACAATACCAGtgaacattgtaaaataatctgATTTAACTCAAAATTCTTACATTTTGGTATTTTTCGAAAACTGTTTCGCCCAATGTAAGCTTACCTTGCATCGTACGGTTTGGGGAAGCGAataattttcaagaacaaaGAAACCCTcctttaaaatctttaattttagaAGAAACTTCTACAGATCAAACGATGTAACAATTCTTGTAAAATCCTCGAAGTTTACACGAACCGGGAAAGTTAAAAAGCATTCccaaatgcaatttatttacaTCGGCCATTGCGCGGATCACGTgaccaaatttgtgaaaatggcGGCTACCCAAAATTTTCAACATggattcaaatatgccatacaCCGTGTCCAGTCATAACACAGAAATGAAACCAGCGTAAGAAGCGTTCTCGGGGGTCTCTAAAGTGAAAGAACTGGGTCAAAATGTCGGGTAGAGGTAGGCGAGCAAGGGGCCGGCCTCCAAAAACCCCTTTGCCGACAAACAGAACCAATTTTTTGAGAAAACCGAAAGCCTACCAAGCACGAAGTGAAGCATCAAGTAATCCAAGCTCTAGATGTAGTACACCAATCAGTATACCAGGGACTCCAACAAGAGGTAGAGGGAGATCAAGAGATGCGGCCCAAAGAGGTAGAAATTTTATGAACAACCTGTTTGATGAAGACGACGCTTCTAGATCTAGCGTGGACCCCGAAGAAAAAGGCAGCGATGTTGCGGACGATATCGAGCCGTTAGAAGACGATTCTGACAGTGTTTATGAAGATTCTGACTCAGATTTCAGCGACGATAGCTACAGTACACAAAGTTCAACAGGGAAAaggaaattgttattttttcgtAGACCAAAAACACCAGAATTACTAGATGACAAAGATATACCTCAGTTAGACTTACCAAGTAGTTCAAGTGATTTACTCATACCCACTGAGTCCTTGATGATGTGCTTGGGTGTGTACGAAGTCATTAGACATTTTAGAGTCATATTAAGGCTATCACCATTCACTTTTGAAGATTTCTGTGCAGCTCTTCTGAGTGATGAAGTTTCTACATTGTTGATTGAAACACACATGACTCTATTGAGGTCATTGTTAAGAGAGGAAGATGGCAATAATACAACTTTTGGCCCAACTGATCTCAAGGACAGCAttaatgtttctttatatttcattgacTCCATGACTTGGCCTGAGTTAGTTCGAAGTTATTTAGACAGTGACCGTTTAACAGAAAACAAAGAAGCACTCCAAATCTTGGATAAAAGTACAGAGTATCCATttgtgtcatttttagaacgaTTAAAAGTGTTGAAAGTGTTGACAGACTTGTTTCTCTCAACAAATAGTGTTAGAGAAGAAATTATGAATGAAGGCAACATCCATTATGATGACCATTGTAGAGCATGCCATAAGTAAGTATTGGTTAAATATAAGTCATCATTTTACGAGGTGACTCTGGCAATTTGTTGTGAGATACGTGCAATGGTTCTGATATCTCTAAGACTCTAATGTATAatttgtatatagtttttcactTTGTGCCTGACTCCTAGTATAGGATTGATTGGTCAATTTAAGGTTGGGAGACTTGCTTTGTTGTGAAACTTGCTCTGCGGTCTATCATCTTGCCTGTGTGGAGCCTCCAATGGAAGAGGTTCCAGAAGAAGATTGGGTCTGTACAATATGCAAGGCCCACAAGGTAAGTGTTAATGATTACTATCACATTTTGTTAATCTGTAAATTGACATGGCTgctgaaatattgatttataattAAGATTTTGAATCTAAGTGATAAGTCTGATTAAATATTGAAGgcttaaacatttttgttttcaggTAAAGGGTGTGACAGACTGTGCTTCTGAGGCAGAGAAAAGTGGCTTGCTGTGTAGACAGGAACCTATTGGGTTTGACAGACACAGAAGGAAATACTGGTTCTTATGCAGGAGAATTGTTGTGTATGACCTTATGctaacaacatacatgtatacaccaaAGGCTAATTATGACAAGTTTTTATTTTGCtctacatattttattatcagtaaagaatcattcttttgGGAGATGGTTTTGATTGACAAGATCATGGTTTGTTTAATTTCAGGGAGAGCGAGACTGAAGCATGGTACTACAGTACACAACCTCAGTTTGAAGAGCTGCTGGAAGTTTTGGACAAAAATAACTATGAAAGAGATCTTTACCAAACTCTGTTAGAATTCAAGGAGGATATCTTGAAACACATGTCTATAACAGAGGAGTTGACAAATAGCCACAAGGGAAACAGAAAATCGGCCTTAGAGATTGAAATAGGTTTGTCAATGAACTGTAGTACATTGTCATGGTATACGACATACACTGCATTTTGCTTTTGTCGTTGTTGTCCCCCTTAGaatatacaaacaaaaaaacacattaatttactttaaaaaaatctattatcTCTAAAGTTATCAcggatttgttaaaaaattgtttacattcaaTGAACTGATGACCCCCAGATCTCACTGttgtatattaaaacaaaacaaatagtaaaaatattttcttatgcCTTAAAAAAGTGAACAGGTTAAATGATTGACTTAAAGtgtttaatttatgttttaaaataatgaagcaaaaaattttaatgttgCTCAGCATCCCATATTTGTTAATTTGAAGATTCATAGAtagtattcttttaaataatttgtttttaaaaatcaatattttgcattTCATGATAATCATGATTTAAGCCAAgtatttggggtttttttttttagctcagtTAAAGAAGACTCAAACAGAAAGAGTATTGAAGAAAGCGAAGGAAGAAGAGGAGAGGAAAGCTAAGGAGATTGAAGAGGCAAAACAGAGGGAAGAGGAGAAGATGGAGAAGGAAGTTATTCTTCTTGATGGCCCAGAGATGAATGGAGATATCAATGAAAACTCCAATTCTAAACAGCCTGGACTTGATTCCTCAGTGGTATGATTTGTTTTATGCTTATGACAAACTGGTGTAGGACTTGACTATATCatgttgatatatttgttatattgtttttgtttctgttttgatGTGTCAGGTGGAAGAAGTGATAATATCAGAGGAGAATACTGTAATTGCAACAACCAGTGAAGTGACTTCCTCGCAATCAATAATGAGTGAGGCCAAGAAAATGGAGACCTCCGTACAGCAGGTGGTGGAAACGGTAACCACGACTACCATCAAGACTATTTCCAGCACTAAAGTAACAAACAGCGAGGAAGGCATGGAAACAGAATCAGGCGATCAGTCACTCAAACCAGAGGATGAAATCGTGCTTCAGGAGAAAAATGGGCAAGATCCTACTTCAGAACTGAAATCCTTTGAGATTAAGAAATTAGACAAGACTCCAGATGGTGTAAAGTCTACTATAATGAATGTGCAATCTGTGTGTCCGAACGTGAAACCCACTGTGCTTAAGGTGACAGAGGATAGTCCTCAGAAATCCCCGCAGACACGGACAGTGCTGATAGTGAACCGTGACGGAAATCGTGTGACACTGGCTGTCAGTAAACAACCTATCACAACAACTCAAGGCTCCGAGGGCATCGACACTGTAGTTACCCAGAATTCCACAGAAAACACCACAGTGGTCTCTTCCTCTGGTAAAACATCAAATAGCTTCTTACACTGTCTATTACATTATTGTTTGGAGTTTTATTCAGTATTTTTGTTCATTgtacattgataattttttatttttgtagatGCTCGAAGAATTGTGACTCGGTCTAAGACTGGTTCCCTCACTCCTAAACAGTTCACTGACTCAGTCACGTCCACTACGGCCTCTGTCAAGACCAGGTCATCTGATGACGTCCTTGTAATCAACAAAGATGGAGACATTACCAGAGTTACCCGCAGCAAAAGTGCCTTAATGATGCAGCAGTCTGTGTACTATAAGCTTGGTAGGATGCTAACTCGCCACTAATCAAAATAAATGACcattttaaggaaaattaatCCTTTGTTTCTCAGACCAAAATATTTATGACAGACAAAGATTCACCTATTAGACAAAATGATTGGTTACAGACAAGGatctttttacatgtacatgaatatttattcgaaaaggggaataactcaatttCTTCATTTTGGTATTGCAATATTGGACATAATGCAGCAATGCCTGAGCAACTAAACATCaaatattttggtatttttgtTATAAAGAGATTTTAAAATGCTTACAAAAGGGAAAAAACTATGGTAAAATTTACAATTGTGCAGACTGAAAGTTTTGGGTGGATGATTTACAGGGATGGAGAATAACTTCAAGACATATCAGAATCAGTACTCCAGTAACCAGCTGGCTCTGAACAAACACCAGCACAACGAGGAGCGGGACAAGCGACGGTACCTCTCCCACAAGTTTAGCCTGACACAGCTGAGCGAATTCAAGTGGAACGGGGCGGTGGTGGGGAGGAAGAACCTGGTCACCAACACTCTGATGATGACCCTCACACAACTGGAGAACAACATTCCCACTGCCTTCCTTCATCCGCACTGGCCACTGCACCGCCAGAACTGGAACAATGCTGTACAGCTGTGTAGATCTCCCTCCGACTTTGGCCTTGCTTTGTCTATACTGGAGGCTTGTCTTAAACCTGTTATATTTAACCCTGTGTGGACAGAAGCTTTAGGTTGGCGCTCTCAGACTTTGGTTTAGTTTTCGACGTGTTTCTTTTGCTTTACATATGAATGCAGCAGTTTGAGAAAGAATTGTCACTATCTGTATGATTTTTTGTAGGTCACTCAAAACTGATGAAAATTACCTCACTGGACAGAGAAGAGATGAAGAAAAGAGAGAAGGAGATGAAGAAGAGAAAAGATGAGGAGGAAGAAAGCCGTGGCCCACTAATCTGGATAAAGTACACTCTGGGCCTCAAACACCAGGTAGAAGAAAAAGCATAGATATTTAAATTCATCTGAAGTTTGCTAGCAATTAACAGCATTCATTTAGTAGCTATAAAAatttatagttacatgtataccttTGTGTGATTCCTAGGTGTGGAAGCAGAGAGGGGAAGAGTACAGGGTGACCGGGGGTCAGGGCTGGCTGTGGCTATCTAAAACCAGGAGGGGTAACCATGTGTCCCAAGACAGCGTGGGTCTCAGGAACGTGGCTCGTAAGTTACGGGCTCGTAAACGCAAAGCTGAGGAGGAACAAGATGAAAACCAAGATGCAAAAGTGGAAGAAACTgctgtgaaaaaaattaaagaagaaaatccAGATACTGAAGGAACCCAAGCAGAGAAAATGGATACTGATGAGAAACCTGTTGAGGCCCATGCAGAGGATAGTGGAAATCATAAAATGGAGGTAGACGaagaaaaatgtgaaaaaggtGAAAATCAGGGTACCATAAAAACTGAACAGGTTGTTACCATTGATGTGGAGAATTCAAGCCCTGTAAAAAATGTTAAGGTAGCAAATGATGAGAAAACCGGCAAACCTGCCAGAGACTCTCCTCTAACATCTGCTTATAAAGATTCCAGCTTACCTCCAAAAGCTGATGTAGATCTGATTAATGTTTCTAAAGGTATGAATGAACGAACATACTACCAGAAAGTCACTAAACCCTATGCAAAACTAGATTCTCTCTTGGTAAAGCGGTTAAAGCAAGAAGAAATTGAGATTAAGCAGAGACAAGCTTTACAACAGCAGATAAACTGGAAGTTAAAATCTCAAATCAAATCAGAATCAGCTCCACTCTCAAAAAGCATAAAACAGGAAGAAGTCAAAACAGAAGAAAGCAAACCATTCACTGATACCACTCCGTCAGAGGAAACTCCAGACCTCCCGTCACACCCTTGCTACTCCTACCTGTGTCGGAGTGAGGAGGGATCCTGCTACTCGTGTCTCTGCATGCAGAAGCAGTCTCAGGATGAAGCCATGCTAAACCTGGCTGGTAACAATCAACAGAACAGCTCAGATGCCGAGATGGATGAGGAGGAGGAAGAAGATGATGAAGAGGAAGAAGATGTTGATGTGGAAGGAGATGGAAAGCTTTCTCCTCAAAAGACCGCTCAGGTCAAAGACGAAAAAGTGGACATAAAGAAGGAGGTGGAGGAGCAGGATATGGAGACCTCCGAAGCTGATCAGAAATCCATTAAACCAGAACCCGAAGCCAAGTCAGTTATCCCAAAACCTACAGGCAGCACAGTCAGCACAGAGGTGGTGACGAAGGTGACCACAAGTGGTAGTAGTGCTGTTGTTCAGATGTTGGCTCAGAAGTCAGGAGCTAAGACAAATCAAATGACTCAAGCACAGATGGCGTTAAGACAAGCCATTGATAAGATGAGTGTAGAGGAACTCAGGAGTAAGATGCCTCCTATCAGAACAAGTAAAGAACCAATCAAGTTGGTCAAATTTGCCAAACTCGGTCAAAGAATACCAGCTAAAAAGAAAGCCACTTTGCCATCTTGTCACAAGTTTTTGACACCCAGTGGAAAGAAAACTTTGTTCGCTTTAGAAAAATTTGAGTTGAGGAAATTGTCTCGTAAAGGAGGCAAATGTGAAACCAAGgcttttaattataattgtaaaatgaataatgtgaacTGGATTTATCCCTGTCCTAGGCCTGTGTTTAAAACTGCCTGGAGATACAGGACTCAGACTTGTAGATCATATGGGGCGGTAGGTAGTCAACTGAGGATTTTGTGGGCGTGTCTGCGCTGGGATGATCTGGCAGTCAAGCCTCCAGCTGGTGGTACCAACACAATCTCAACAGAAACGGAAATCACAACTAAGGAACTGCTGAAACGAAGAGATGTCGGCCCTCACAATCTACGATCAGAATTCTTGGTCAGGAAAATAGTTGTACCTCTTGGAGTACCTTCTCAACCAAAAGGTAAAAATTAAGCCAAAGAAATTTgctttgttgttcatttttttttccatgacATATTTGAACACACTGAATCATTTATAAATGTGCATTGCAGTTTGTGTTATACATTTATGATATACCAGTGTAAGGTATATTCTGATCTTAATATGATCTATAATATTACACTTTGTATCTATTTTAGAGAAGTACACACCCCAGAGACTTGGTTTAAGAGAAAGGAAAAGGGCAGACTCCCCTAAGCAAACAGAGCCAAGTGTCACAGAAGAATGGACACCAGAGGAAGAACTGGAACTCTGGGAAATCAAACAGTTTGGGGAAAAGTAAGTCAAGAAAAGATGCCATCCTATTGATTTAAGGAAAGTGTTTTTAGCTACCATACTTAAATACGTAAAATCTGATCATGAATTTAAGGTTAGCAAGACAAAGGGCTGCCATTCAAGAGAAGTCTGGCTCAGAGACTACCACAATCCAACAGACTACATCTGTCAATGCGGCGCAGCTCAAGGCCCAGCTAGAGCAGCAGCTGAAGCAGCAGAGACTGGCCCTGCAGCAGAAGCGACTGCTGGAGGCACAGGGCAAGATCGTAACAATGGCCACCACAGCTCCCTCTCTTATCTCGGCCACCCTCAACAGTGCTGCAGGGGGGACCGTCATCAAAACCCTGGGTGGCACGGTTGGAAGCAGTTTACTTACAGGGGGTACCAGTATTTTAAAGACAGTTCAACCAAAGACTCTGTCTGCATTGACTGGTGAGTTTCTGGAGCCATTGTACTTGTGTTAGTCAATAAGCTTGAAAAATCGATGTTTCGATGGTTTTGTTCtctaaatcaaatttaatttaatttataggTGTAGCAACAACCAGTGGGGGCACTCCAATAAGACCTGTGGTCAAGGTTCAGCTGCCCATGAGAACCAATTTACAAACTTCCTCAGGTGTTACACTGGCCCCCAAACCAGGGTCTATAGTTGTAACTACAGCCCAACCATCAGCTGTCACTAGACTGATTGTCCCGATCTCCAAACCCCAGCTTACACCAACCAAAGGTCAGTCAGCATCACTTCATGTTAAAATCAAAGGAGTACTAATACACAGAATGTGTAGAGAAACACCTCTATTACATGTCTATAAACttattgaattttgtttgtAGTGAACGTGATTGGGAATCCAGCATTACAGACAACTCCCACTAGAGTGATTGTTCCCTCATCAATCCAAACACCATCTCCTGCAGTTCCAAAAGGTTAAGATAGTGTTTTATGCATATAATGTGTGTATCACATTGTTTGGTTAAATGACTGTGCAGGCAGTATAGGTTGTTAGTAAAAATATGAATTCCATAAATTgtgaatgttttaatattttttagtaCAAATTCGTCCTACAAGCTCTCCAGGAACCCAAAACCTGCAGATAATTCAGGGACCCTCTGGCCAACTACAAGTCCGGGGCTTATTGCAGGGTATGTTGTTTTCTTGCACAGATTCTAGACTATTACAATTGGCCTAAGAATAGAAAtgcaaaatgttttgaatttggaGTTATTTGTATTATATCCTTTTCATTGTACATATAGGTCAGCAGATTATTCGCCTTCCTGATGGCAGACTTCAGCTTTTGACCTTGCCACAATCTGGCACCACAACACAAGTGGCCAGTGCCAGCGTTACCTCCACCCCACAAACTAGTCTGGCCTCTACGCTGGTCCCTCCCCGGGGGCAGCTTGCAATTCGCCCTACCTCATCCGTTTTAGTCAGCACTAGTACAGGGCTGTCAGCTCTGGCTGGTTCCACACCCACTCGCATTATAGTGCCTTCCCAGGCTCTCTCTTCGGGAGGCACCCTGCAGATTGGAAACTCCACCATCCAGACCAAACAAATACTGGCGCAGTCTCTGGCCAACTTGGGTAACGTTACCTCTGTCGACGGAACGGCCACTGTAGTAAGACCAGCCACCACTACTGTTCAAGCTGCTGAGACCCCCAAACTAGCAGCCAGTCTGTCTACCACACCAGTTTCTGTGTCTGGAACTAATATGGCAGCCACTCTTTTGTCACCCCTCAAACTTGCATCTGGCACGCGCCCTATTTTAGTATCATCAGTACCTACATTACCGAAACAGACTTCTTCCATCAGTATAGCTCCACCATCCACTGTATTGTTACCTGTCAAAATGTCTACTGCTATAGCTGGAATGACTAGTACACC
Coding sequences within it:
- the LOC128167646 gene encoding nucleosome-remodeling factor subunit BPTF-like isoform X2 codes for the protein MSGRGRRARGRPPKTPLPTNRTNFLRKPKAYQARSEASSNPSSRCSTPISIPGTPTRGRGRSRDAAQRGRNFMNNLFDEDDASRSSVDPEEKGSDVADDIEPLEDDSDSVYEDSDSDFSDDSYSTQSSTGKRKLLFFRRPKTPELLDDKDIPQLDLPSSSSDLLIPTESLMMCLGVYEVIRHFRVILRLSPFTFEDFCAALLSDEVSTLLIETHMTLLRSLLREEDGNNTTFGPTDLKDSINVSLYFIDSMTWPELVRSYLDSDRLTENKEALQILDKSTEYPFVSFLERLKVLKVLTDLFLSTNSVREEIMNEGNIHYDDHCRACHKLGDLLCCETCSAVYHLACVEPPMEEVPEEDWVCTICKAHKVKGVTDCASEAEKSGLLCRQEPIGFDRHRRKYWFLCRRIVVESETEAWYYSTQPQFEELLEVLDKNNYERDLYQTLLEFKEDILKHMSITEELTNSHKGNRKSALEIEIAQLKKTQTERVLKKAKEEEERKAKEIEEAKQREEEKMEKEVILLDGPEMNGDINENSNSKQPGLDSSVVEEVIISEENTVIATTSEVTSSQSIMSEAKKMETSVQQVVETVTTTTIKTISSTKVTNSEEGMETESGDQSLKPEDEIVLQEKNGQDPTSELKSFEIKKLDKTPDGVKSTIMNVQSVCPNVKPTVLKVTEDSPQKSPQTRTVLIVNRDGNRVTLAVSKQPITTTQGSEGIDTVVTQNSTENTTVVSSSDARRIVTRSKTGSLTPKQFTDSVTSTTASVKTRSSDDVLVINKDGDITRVTRSKSALMMQQSVYYKLGMENNFKTYQNQYSSNQLALNKHQHNEERDKRRYLSHKFSLTQLSEFKWNGAVVGRKNLVTNTLMMTLTQLENNIPTAFLHPHWPLHRQNWNNAVQLCRSPSDFGLALSILEACLKPVIFNPVWTEALGHSKLMKITSLDREEMKKREKEMKKRKDEEEESRGPLIWIKYTLGLKHQVWKQRGEEYRVTGGQGWLWLSKTRRGNHVSQDSVGLRNVARKLRARKRKAEEEQDENQDAKVEETAVKKIKEENPDTEGTQAEKMDTDEKPVEAHAEDSGNHKMEVDEEKCEKGENQGTIKTEQVVTIDVENSSPVKNVKVANDEKTGKPARDSPLTSAYKDSSLPPKADVDLINVSKGMNERTYYQKVTKPYAKLDSLLVKRLKQEEIEIKQRQALQQQINWKLKSQIKSESAPLSKSIKQEEVKTEESKPFTDTTPSEETPDLPSHPCYSYLCRSEEGSCYSCLCMQKQSQDEAMLNLAGNNQQNSSDAEMDEEEEEDDEEEEDVDVEGDGKLSPQKTAQVKDEKVDIKKEVEEQDMETSEADQKSIKPEPEAKSVIPKPTGSTVSTEVVTKVTTSGSSAVVQMLAQKSGAKTNQMTQAQMALRQAIDKMSVEELRSKMPPIRTSKEPIKLVKFAKLGQRIPAKKKATLPSCHKFLTPSGKKTLFALEKFELRKLSRKGGKCETKAFNYNCKMNNVNWIYPCPRPVFKTAWRYRTQTCRSYGAVGSQLRILWACLRWDDLAVKPPAGGTNTISTETEITTKELLKRRDVGPHNLRSEFLVRKIVVPLGVPSQPKEKYTPQRLGLRERKRADSPKQTEPSVTEEWTPEEELELWEIKQFGEKLARQRAAIQEKSGSETTTIQQTTSVNAAQLKAQLEQQLKQQRLALQQKRLLEAQGKIVTMATTAPSLISATLNSAAGGTVIKTLGGTVGSSLLTGGTSILKTVQPKTLSALTGVATTSGGTPIRPVVKVQLPMRTNLQTSSGVTLAPKPGSIVVTTAQPSAVTRLIVPISKPQLTPTKVNVIGNPALQTTPTRVIVPSSIQTPSPAVPKVQIRPTSSPGTQNLQIIQGPSGQLQVRGLLQGQQIIRLPDGRLQLLTLPQSGTTTQVASASVTSTPQTSLASTLVPPRGQLAIRPTSSVLVSTSTGLSALAGSTPTRIIVPSQALSSGGTLQIGNSTIQTKQILAQSLANLGNVTSVDGTATVVRPATTTVQAAETPKLAASLSTTPVSVSGTNMAATLLSPLKLASGTRPILVSSVPTLPKQTSSISIAPPSTVLLPVKMSTAIAGMTSTPHLVAPATQTVQQQVVLQSPPQTIVSTPRTTVAPTTPAASSTKYAVTPQVVQQVVRQALMQNQTPEIQAKLLAMQRMMQNPSATLTPPTQPVIEKPQVVVTPTPSIPQPDPAAKPMTQEQREERMRRAVCGAVLKSIVEKIEKKEKEEVRKVKKQELEEEKQKRLMFEVAEQLKKRQGHTPKRFEQGSRQSNSAILTVQQHIASGNKKPIIPAEQVIKPKRKKQKIISTGANKALNPKSRLYCVCKQPYDDTKFYIGCDLCSNWFHGSCVDISEDMAKRIDSYVCDECKRQRETATEELYCLCKTPYDDTQFYIGCDRCQDWFHGRCVGVSQVEANHMDVYICPNCEKKEEVDPISQKILQEKDYENVRRLVKSMQSHKMAWPFLEPVDRSEVPDYYAVIKDPMDLQTLESNVIERKYLRLCDFVKDVTKVFDNCRLYNPADTPFYQCAEVLETFFVQRLKTLKERI
- the LOC128167646 gene encoding nucleosome-remodeling factor subunit BPTF-like isoform X1, yielding MSGRGRRARGRPPKTPLPTNRTNFLRKPKAYQARSEASSNPSSRCSTPISIPGTPTRGRGRSRDAAQRGRNFMNNLFDEDDASRSSVDPEEKGSDVADDIEPLEDDSDSVYEDSDSDFSDDSYSTQSSTGKRKLLFFRRPKTPELLDDKDIPQLDLPSSSSDLLIPTESLMMCLGVYEVIRHFRVILRLSPFTFEDFCAALLSDEVSTLLIETHMTLLRSLLREEDGNNTTFGPTDLKDSINVSLYFIDSMTWPELVRSYLDSDRLTENKEALQILDKSTEYPFVSFLERLKVLKVLTDLFLSTNSVREEIMNEGNIHYDDHCRACHKLGDLLCCETCSAVYHLACVEPPMEEVPEEDWVCTICKAHKVKGVTDCASEAEKSGLLCRQEPIGFDRHRRKYWFLCRRIVVESETEAWYYSTQPQFEELLEVLDKNNYERDLYQTLLEFKEDILKHMSITEELTNSHKGNRKSALEIEIAQLKKTQTERVLKKAKEEEERKAKEIEEAKQREEEKMEKEVILLDGPEMNGDINENSNSKQPGLDSSVVEEVIISEENTVIATTSEVTSSQSIMSEAKKMETSVQQVVETVTTTTIKTISSTKVTNSEEGMETESGDQSLKPEDEIVLQEKNGQDPTSELKSFEIKKLDKTPDGVKSTIMNVQSVCPNVKPTVLKVTEDSPQKSPQTRTVLIVNRDGNRVTLAVSKQPITTTQGSEGIDTVVTQNSTENTTVVSSSDARRIVTRSKTGSLTPKQFTDSVTSTTASVKTRSSDDVLVINKDGDITRVTRSKSALMMQQSVYYKLGMENNFKTYQNQYSSNQLALNKHQHNEERDKRRYLSHKFSLTQLSEFKWNGAVVGRKNLVTNTLMMTLTQLENNIPTAFLHPHWPLHRQNWNNAVQLCRSPSDFGLALSILEACLKPVIFNPVWTEALGHSKLMKITSLDREEMKKREKEMKKRKDEEEESRGPLIWIKYTLGLKHQVWKQRGEEYRVTGGQGWLWLSKTRRGNHVSQDSVGLRNVARKLRARKRKAEEEQDENQDAKVEETAVKKIKEENPDTEGTQAEKMDTDEKPVEAHAEDSGNHKMEVDEEKCEKGENQGTIKTEQVVTIDVENSSPVKNVKVANDEKTGKPARDSPLTSAYKDSSLPPKADVDLINVSKGMNERTYYQKVTKPYAKLDSLLVKRLKQEEIEIKQRQALQQQINWKLKSQIKSESAPLSKSIKQEEVKTEESKPFTDTTPSEETPDLPSHPCYSYLCRSEEGSCYSCLCMQKQSQDEAMLNLAGNNQQNSSDAEMDEEEEEDDEEEEDVDVEGDGKLSPQKTAQVKDEKVDIKKEVEEQDMETSEADQKSIKPEPEAKSVIPKPTGSTVSTEVVTKVTTSGSSAVVQMLAQKSGAKTNQMTQAQMALRQAIDKMSVEELRSKMPPIRTSKEPIKLVKFAKLGQRIPAKKKATLPSCHKFLTPSGKKTLFALEKFELRKLSRKGGKCETKAFNYNCKMNNVNWIYPCPRPVFKTAWRYRTQTCRSYGAVGSQLRILWACLRWDDLAVKPPAGGTNTISTETEITTKELLKRRDVGPHNLRSEFLVRKIVVPLGVPSQPKEKYTPQRLGLRERKRADSPKQTEPSVTEEWTPEEELELWEIKQFGEKLARQRAAIQEKSGSETTTIQQTTSVNAAQLKAQLEQQLKQQRLALQQKRLLEAQGKIVTMATTAPSLISATLNSAAGGTVIKTLGGTVGSSLLTGGTSILKTVQPKTLSALTGVATTSGGTPIRPVVKVQLPMRTNLQTSSGVTLAPKPGSIVVTTAQPSAVTRLIVPISKPQLTPTKVNVIGNPALQTTPTRVIVPSSIQTPSPAVPKVQIRPTSSPGTQNLQIIQGPSGQLQVRGLLQGQQIIRLPDGRLQLLTLPQSGTTTQVASASVTSTPQTSLASTLVPPRGQLAIRPTSSVLVSTSTGLSALAGSTPTRIIVPSQALSSGGTLQIGNSTIQTKQILAQSLANLGNVTSVDGTATVVRPATTTVQAAETPKLAASLSTTPVSVSGTNMAATLLSPLKLASGTRPILVSSVPTLPKQTSSISIAPPSTVLLPVKMSTAIAGMTSTPHLVAPATQTVQQQVVLQSPPQTIVSTPRTTVAPTTPAASSTKYAVTPQVVQQVVRQALMQNQTPEIQAKLLAMQRMMQNPSATLTPPTQPVIEKPQVVVTPTPSIPQPDPAAKPMTQEQREERMRRAVCGAVLKSIVEKIEKKEKEEVRKVKKQELEEEKQKRLMVAKLHGTLYKHKEALKREILKKRSLMEKNLQQEIQFEVAEQLKKRQGHTPKRFEQGSRQSNSAILTVQQHIASGNKKPIIPAEQVIKPKRKKQKIISTGANKALNPKSRLYCVCKQPYDDTKFYIGCDLCSNWFHGSCVDISEDMAKRIDSYVCDECKRQRETATEELYCLCKTPYDDTQFYIGCDRCQDWFHGRCVGVSQVEANHMDVYICPNCEKKEEVDPISQKILQEKDYENVRRLVKSMQSHKMAWPFLEPVDRSEVPDYYAVIKDPMDLQTLESNVIERKYLRLCDFVKDVTKVFDNCRLYNPADTPFYQCAEVLETFFVQRLKTLKERI